TACAGTGACAATATTTCCACGTGACAGCTAAGAGAAGGTGGACACTGTGAGCAATGCACCCAATTTAGTCTTGTGAAACGGAGTTGTTTTCAATAAACTTTTAAACTATAGCTGATGGAGGCTATGGAGGCTATGGCACCAATGGCATCCATGGCTGAAGTCAGATCAAGATCCTAGCCTCATTCACCTGCAGGTCCATTTGTTGCCGTCCTGGGGCGTGGCGCCAAACCCACCAAATCCCATCAGACTACCACCCGTGGGGCCGGCACTGCCGTTCGACGGCGGACTGGACACGCTCGAGCTCACGGGTGGACTGGTGGCCGTTTTCAGGAAATCGAATCCCCCGCCACTGGCCCCCGCCGCTGCCGCCGCCGCCGAGGATCCCGCCTTCGCGCTCGAAGCCGCCGCGGCTCCGAAGCCGCCAAAGGCCGAAAACACGCCGGGTTGACCCTCCTGAAACACACCAAACCAGTTTCAACATGATGACCGACAACAGACACTCGCTCCTCCTTCACTTTTCGAAATCTAACCAATCGATATCACACCCAAATTGACCAGGCGAGAGAGATTCTATTTTTACAGTTTTAGATAGGAGAGTCATTTTAGACCATAGCAGTCAAACTAGCCATCAATCGACAGGTTTCCAGAATTCGGACTTCATTTTGAGCATCACGTAGGCTGACGTAGCTAAATGTACTCAAAGTCAATCACCACAGCACACAAAGTCCGACCTGGCTGGAACCACAAAGAGCtcagtgatatttttttcctgcAGAACTTTGGGCCCTAACTACTTTTCTGTTAAGCGACCAGAGCAACCAACTTCCTCTTGGCTTGCTCTGTGCGTTCTATGAGCCAATTGCTAATTGTCATTTGCTATGGCTCCAAGATCAAATTGGTCTATTTCCCACTTCGTGGCCGAGCCGAACTCATTCGACTGTTTTTAGCTGCAGCAGAAACCGAGTTTGAGGAGGATGTCATTGAATTCCAGGATTGGCCGGACAGGAAAGCCGGTACGATACTCAATCATTCACTCGCCTTTCCCAATTTGGCCAGCTCATCACGGAATACTATGAGACTGCGGCTGATATGACTGACCATTGCAGACATGATGTTTGAATCCTTGCCCATGTTAACCTGGGATGGGGAGGAGGTGGGTCAATCTCTCACCATTGCTCGATTTGTGGCCAAGAAAGTGGGTTTGGCAGGCCACAACGATTTGGAGCAAGCCCGAGCGGATGCCATTGTTGAGCATACCATGGATCTGTATGAGTAAGGGACCGTTGTACGTTAGACTTCGAATGTTCGTGTAATGATTGGCACAACAATTCTTTTGCCCCTAGAATTCTTTGGGATTCGATATTGCGAGGACGAAACCCGTAAGCAGGCTTACATAAAAGACTTCAAGGAGAAGCATGTGGTGAGCTTTCTCCAGGTAGCCAACAAACTCCTGGAAAGACAAGGGGGCGAGTACTTCACAGGCCACGGGATGAGCTACGGGGATTTGGCCGTCTACTTGGGCTTGCAACTCCTCAACAACAATCAAATGctcgaatccgaaggcatgGGGGGCATTCATAAGGACATCTTGGATAAAATGCAAGAATTTCCCCATCTCTTAAGCCTCATTCCCAGGGTAGAAAACTACGGAAAAGTGGCCGAATATCTCAAGAATCGACCCAAATACCCATATTAAGATGGGCACATTTATTCAATATGATAGAATACAATGGAATTGCTGAATTTGAAACCTTTAGCCGCATAGGGGGGTCTTGCGTTGACTTGTACTcgaatcaattcaaattgaggCGATTGATGAGTTTCGTTTATTTACACTCTTGTTTGGCACTGATTGACATTGATTGTTTCCTTTAGACTATGAAACGCTAGATCAGTTTTAGTCCCAACTGCCAGCATGGATGTAGGGCGCAGAGCGCCCAGATGAATTTGACCGCAGCATTGGTTGTGGTGCAATTCCAAAATGATGCTCCGAGATTCGAAAGACTTCCTATTTACATGTCTTCCTCGATCCAGTCACGAATATTATTTACgtgtaaagtggttcgtttcaaagtcatgttGCCACGAACTTCAGTAGCCGACCAAGAGCGGGccaagaaatcaaattttaattagtgtttactacataagtTTGAACTgatctcctgagttccctaagcatagttttgggctcaaatttggccgggttcatctattcaaccataTCTTGTGGTTGTATGAAGTgctgcttatttggaataaattgaacagtttaggagatgagaatttttgcttccgttcaaAGTCCACATCTCTGAAAGTCCATGGCCGNNNNNNNNNNNNNNNNNNNNNNNNNNNNNNNNNNNNNNNNNNNNNNNNNNNATAGAGAGATTGGATGAgaacctgctcaatgtccttaccttcatcatctaatagtggatggagtgtctaatggcgtcgacctaAAGgtcattgataaaaaaatcattgagcgGCATTTCATTCTATTCAAGGTCATAATACTCTTAGCTACCCAAGAGTAGGTTTGGTCTGGGACCTTTATCAGAGAACCGGAATACTGATCACTAATACCACTAACTAATTTTGTAacatcagcataggaagattGACTGACATTACAACTTCTAACTTTCTGAGGTGGTGCAATGAGGATGATTAAAACGAGAGGATATGAAATCGAGCCCTGAGGaaccgacttgacatcattttgtccagaggccagttttttaaagctcttacctcggagttaggggctgGGCGTTAACCGGTTTGAACATACACTGCTCAAAGTTGTGAGCGGATGCACATTCTAGATACGAGTAACGTCCagccttaactccgaggtacggaatttcaagcaatgaaattacactcctttgttcctttttttcgaaaaaggaactgtaatgccattacatttcctttttttcgaaaaaggaactgtaatgccattacattttacaatTGTGAAACTGTAAcgacccccccaaaaaacaaaaaatactcatacatattccttttttcacgctccaaaGCGGCTCTTAATTCTTCGTTTCTCCtttggcaactgaggaaacttgaagcttttaagCAATCTCTTTGAAcagaaaattgccaatttgtATGTATTTTCCACATTCTAAACAAAGCAAGCACAGGGCTGACTGACTCctgtgcttgcttttaacaacattgaatgtgtttgtggtttcaattCCTGTTATAGTTGCTCCGCTTTATTAATatatctcctcattcaaatttaacGGAAGACCTGACTCAGAGCGAAATCTTTCTTTTGCTTGAGtgtgttgcaccaaatttctcagtTCTCCCCATATCCATCCATGGCTTTAGGCACAGGGTTCTAAGACGGAAGTCGTATAAGTTCGAGAATTTTAATCCTGTTTTTCCGTGGTGTTTGTTGTGTCGCTGTTGCAATGTTCAATAATCGGTAGTTGAGTCTTGGGAATGGTCtcagtttttcaaaatttatcaaaatagCAACGTAATCTAATGTATGATACCTTAACTTGGTCCAGATTCGAAATCTCCACTCTGAATACATTCATTTTGCTGTTTTGAATATGCCTGTTTGCCtcccaaaattcaaattttaaaaaggtACGAGGCATGTTTTCCCCATAAAATTGATACTGTGGAagtaattcaaatttggaagaaaattgttcTCCTATTGTGTATTTCCATTGGCGTAGCCCAtgagcatggccaagaatgggaatAATGCAGTGCTAAGCAAAATAACAAATATCAATACTCTTTAGCATGACATGTTGGCgggaaaactttgaattttaggacagtttgaaacaaatatatGACCATTGCTGTGGGAAAGTATGGTCTTGTTGAGGCGAAATCACCGAAATATTGTTCATGTataattttagtaaaagtaattgtagcgagtaacgccattacatttttcgaGAGTAACgattgtgtaacgaattattcattttggccaaaagaattggaaatgtaatccgttcctttttttgaggaaGGACTAATGCCTCTGCATTTTTCACCCGACCTGATACTAGagtggagtgttcaaaggCGTTGACACAAaaatcattgagcggaatttcattccgttcaaggccattttgCTATCAGCAACCCAAGGATACATTCGATCGAAATCCCTTgccaggctagtggaatcttgaccattcctaccagaaactaactttgtatcatgATATATACATATGTCGCTATGTGACCTTTCAACCTTCACTATTTGCatcctatcatgaatgaagcttcttctTCAATCAAGAACCTGACCTTGGATCCAATGTCATTaaatctattcaacaaaatctattaagcaaaaggccatgatcaactttatcaacGGCCATGGCAAAGACAAGATAAATAACATCAACTGACTAAAGTCTCTCTAGTTTTgttctatatgctcaatcagtagCGTAACCGTGCTAAACTGCGCTCGGAACCAATGCTGACTAGGAGGGCGGGCATCATAGACTTTAATTAAGAAGATCTACCTGattgaacttcatgatgttCTCAAACACCTATGCGATATTCGAACTCAGAGAAAtaggcctatagttactggggagcgacttatctccccctttaaaaattggaacaacctgagctatctttagtgaagagggaaacttgccctgatccataATGTAACGGATCAAGTGCGAAAAACAATGAGGAAAAGTGAAGTTTTTGGAGCAGTTTGTCTTTGGTGGCTAAGAGACGTAatcttgaataaaaaattcTAATGTAGGAGACATGAGCCAAAAAACAGCCGTTTCCgtctaaaaagtatttttcaagcATGCTAACGAGTAAACTGTGATAATTTATTAAATAACAATACTGCTTGAACAATTGCTTGCATggataaatgaattgaaactctaatttaatccttCAACAAggaactattaagcctcaaaagtatgagtgacctctcaaaatttgatggtgacgacatcttcctttcctgtttCAATGCCCCATATGCCTTTTCCACAATCGAATCTCTGCAAACTGACGAAGGATATCGAGTCACAACCGGAAACGTGGACGGATAGAGAGATTGGATGAgaacctgctcaatgtccttaccttcatcatctaatagtggatggagtgtctaatggcgtcgacctaAAGgtcattgataaaaaaatcattgagcgGCATTTCATTCTATTCAAGGTCATAATACTCTTAGCTACCCAAGAGTAGGTTTGGTCTGGGACCTTTATCAGAGAACCGGAATACTGATCACTAATACACTAACTAATTTTGTAacatcagcataggaagattGACTGACATTACAACTTCTAACTTTCTGAGGTGGTGCAATGAGGATGATTAAAACGAGAGGATATGAAATCGAGCCCTGAGGaaccgacttgacatcattttgtcagaggccagttttttaagctcttacctcggagttaggggcttgggcGTTAACCGGTTTGAACATACACTGCTCAAAGTTGTGAGCGGATGCACATTCTAGATACGAGTAACGTCCagccttaactccgaggtacggaatttcaagcaatgaaattacactcctttgttcctttttttcgaaaaaggaactgtaatgccattacatttcctttttttcgaaaaaggaactgtaatgccattacattttacaatTGTGAAACTGTAAcgacccccccaaaaaacaaaaatactcattacatattccttttttcacgctccaaaGCGGCTCTTAATTCTTCGTTTCTCCtttggcaactgaggaaacttgaagcttttaagCAATCTCTTTGAACAGAAAATTGCCATTTGTATGTATTTTCCACATTCTAAACAAAGCAAGCACAGGGCTGACTGACTCctgtgcttgcttttaacaacattgaatgtgtttgtggtttcaattCCTGTTATAGTTGCTCCGCTTTATTAATatatctcctcattcaaatttaacGGAAGACCTGACTCAGAGCGAAATCTTTCTTTTGCTTGAGtgtgttgcaccaaatttctcagtTCTCCCCATATCCATCCATGGCTTTAGGCACAGGGTTCTAAGACGGAAGTCGTATAAGTTCGAGAATTTTAATCCTGTTTTTCCGTGGTGTTTGTTGTGTCGCTGTTGCAATGTTCAATAATCGGTAGTTGAGTCTTGGGAATGGTCtcagtttttcaaaatttatcaaaatagCAACGTAATCTAATGTATGATACCTTAACTTGGTCCAGATTCGAAATCTCCACTCTGAATACATTCATTTTGCTGTTTTGAATATGCCTGTTTGCCtcccaaaattcaaatttaaaaaaggtaCGAGGCATGTTTTCCCCATAAAATTGATACTGTGGAAgtaattcaaaatttggaagaaaattgttcTCCTATTGTGTATTTCCATTGGCGTAGCCCAtgagcatggccaagaatgggaatAATGCAGTGCTAAGCAAAATAACAAATATCAATACTCTTTAGCATGACATGTTGGCgggaaaactttgaattttaggacagtttgaaacaaatatatGACCATTGCTGTGGGAAAGTATGGTCTTGTTGAGGCGAAATCACCGAAATATTGTTCATGTataattttagtaaaagtaattgtagcgagtaacgccattacatttttcgaGAGTAACgattgtgtaacgaattattcattttggccaaaagaattggaaatgtaatccgttcctttttttgaggaaGGACTAATGCCTCTGCATTTTTCACCCGACCTGATACTAGagtggagtgttcaaaggCGTTGACACAAaaatcattgagcggaatttcattccgttcaaggccattttgCTATCAGCAACCCAAGGATACATTCGATCGAAATCCCTTgccaggctagtggaatcttgaccattcctaccagaaactaactttgtatcatgATATATACATATGTCGCTATGTGACCTTTCAACCTTCACTATTTGCatcctatcatgaatgaagcttcttctTCAATCAAGAACCTGACCTTGGATCCAATGTCATTaaatctattcaacaaaatctattaagcaaaaggccatgatcaactttatcaacGGCCATGGCAAAGACAAGATAAATAACATCAACTGACTAAAGTCTCTCTAGTTTTgttctatatgctcaatcagtagCGTAACCGTGCTAAACTGCGCTCGGAACCAATGCTGACTAGGAGGGCGGGCATCATAGACTTTAATTAAGAAGATCTACCTGattgaacttcatgatgttCTCAAACACCTATGCGATATTCGAACTCAGAGAAAtaggcctatagttactggggagcgacttatctcccctttaaaaattggaacaacctgagctatctttagtgaagagggaaacttgccctgatccataATGTAACGGATCAAGTGCGAAAAACAATGAGGAAAAGTGAAGTTTTTGGAGCAGTTTGTCTTTGGTGGCTAAGAGACGTAatcttgaataaaaaattcTAATGTAGGAGACATGAGCCAAAAAACAGCCGTTTCCgtctaaaaagtatttttcaagcATGCTAACGAGTAAACTGTGATAATTTATTAAATAACAATACTGCTTGAACAATTGCTTGCATggataaatgaattgaaactcTAATTAATCCTTCAACAAggaactattaagcctcaaaagtatgagtgacctctcaaaatttgatggtgacgacatcttcctttcctgtttCAATGCCCCATATGCCTTTTCCACAATCGAATCTCTGCAAACTGACGAAGGATATCGAGTCACAACCGGAAACGTGGACGGCTGGCCGTGAATGAGTGAGCGTGTGGGCGGTCTATTCCAGCTGACTTACCCCTCCGTTGGGCGGGACCCGACGTTTGGCTTTGCGGATCACACGCGTCTTGAGCTCATCTTGTGAAGCCTGGCTGAAGGTGCCAGCCACCTCGGGCTCTTCCTCCTGGTCCCAATTATCGTGGATCTCTCTCTCCAGTCCACGTTTCCGGTTGTGACTCGATATCCTTCGTCAGTTTGCAGAGATTCGATTGTGGAAAAGGCATATGGGGCATTGaaacaggaaaggaagatgtcgtcaccatcaaattttgagaggtcactcatacttttgaggcttaatagttccTTGTTGaaggattaaattagagtttcaattcatttatccATGCAAGCAATTGTTCAAGCAGTATTGTATTTTAATAAATTATCACAGTTTTACTCGTTAGCATgcttgaaaaatactttttagacGGAAACGGCTGTTTTTTGGCTCATGTCTCCTACATTAgaattttttattcaagatTACGTCTCTTTAGCCACCAAAGACAAACTGCTCCAAAAACTTCACTTTTCCTCATTGTTTTTCGCACTTGATCCGTTACATtatggatcagggcaagtttccctcttcactaaagatagctcaggttgttccaatttttaaagggggagataagtcgctccccagtaactataggcctaTTTCTCTGAGTTCGAATATCGCATAGGTGTTTGAGaacatcatgaagttcaatCAGGTAGATCTTCTTAATTAAAGTCTATGATGCCCGCCCTCCTAGTCAGCATTGGTTCCGAGCGCAGTTTAGCACGGTTACGctactgattgagcatatagaacAAAACTAGAGAGACTTTAGTCAGTTGATGTTATTTATCTTGTCTTTGCCATGGCCgttgataaagttgatcatggccttttgcttaatagattttgttgaatagatttaatgacattgggatccaaggtcAGGTTCTTGATTGAagaagaagcttcattcatgataggatGCAAATAGTGAAGGTTGAAAGGTCACATAGCGACATATGTATATATcatgatacaaagttagtttctggtaggaatggtcaagattccactagcctggcAAGGGATTTCGATCGAATGTATCCTTGGGTTGCTGATAGcaaaatggccttgaacggaatgaaattccgctcaatgatttTTGTGTCAACGcctttgaacactccactCTAGTATCAGGTCGGGTGAAAAATGCAGGGCATTAGTCCttcctcaaaaaaaggaacggattacatttccaattcttttggccaaaatgaataattcgttacacaatcGTTACTCtcgaaaaatgtaatggcgttactcgctacaattacttttactaaaattatACATGAACAATATTTCGGTGATTTCGCCTCAACAAGACCATACTTTCCCACAGCAATGGTCatatatttgtttcaaactgtcctaaaattcaaagttttcccGCCAACATGTCATGCTAAAGAGTATTGATATTGGTTATTTGCTTAGCACTGCATTattcccattcttggccatgctcaTTGGGCTACGCCAATGGAAATACACAATAGGagaacaatttcttttccaaatttgaattactTCCACAGTATCAATTTTATGGGGAAAACATGCCTCGTacctttttaaaatttgaattttgggaGGCAAACAGGCATATTCAAAACAGCAAAATGAATGTATTCAGAGTGGAGATTTCGAATCTGGACCAAGTTAAGGTATCATACATTAGATTACGTTGctattttgataaattttgaaaaactgaGACCATTCCCAAGACTCAACTACCGATTATTGAACAGCGACACAAACAAACACCACGGAAAAACAGGATTAGAAATTCTCGAACTTATACGACTTCCGTCTTAGAACCCTGTGCCTAAAGCCATGGATGGATATGGGGAGAactgagaaatttggtgcaacacaCTCAAGCAAAAGAAAGATTTCGCTCTGAGTCAGGTCTTCCgttaaatttgaatgaggagatatAATTAATAAAGCGGAGCAACTATAACAGGaattgaaaccacaaacacattcaatgttgttaaaagcaagcacagGAGTCAGTCAGCCCTGTGCTTGCTTTGTTTAGAATGTGGGAAAATACATacaaattggcaattttctgTTCAAAGAGATTGcttaaaagcttcaagtttcctcagttgccaaaGGAGAAACGAAGAATTAAGAGCCGCtttggagcgtgaaaaaaggaatatgtaatgagtatttttgttttttgggggggtNNNNNNNNNNNNNNNNNNNNNNNNNNNNNNNNNNNNNNNNATGgcattacagttcctttttcgaaaaaaaggaacaaaggagtgtaatttcattgcttgaaattccgtacctcggagttaaggcttggacgttactcGTATCTAGAATGTGCATCCGCTCACAACTTTGAGCAGTGATGTTCAAACCGGTTAACgcccaagcccctaactccgaggtaagagctttaaaaaactggcctctggacaaatgatgtcaagtcggttCCTCAGGGCTCGATTTCATATCCTCTCGTTTTAATCATCCTCATTGCACCACCTCAGAAAGTTAGAAGTTGTAATGTCAGTCaatcttcctatgctgatgtTACAAAATTAGTTAGTGGTATTAGTGATCAGTATTCCGGTTCTCTGATAAAGGTCCCAGACCAAACCTACTCTTGGGTAGCTAAGAGTATTATGACCTTGAATAGAATGAAATGCcgctcaatgatttttttatcaatgacCTTtaggtcgacgccattagacactccatccactattagatgatgaaggtaaggacattgagcaggtctcatccatgaaggatttaggcgaagtcctccaaaataatggaaagttcgataagcatatccagttgaaagctggtaaagcttttcaaatgtgtggttggatatatcgcatgtttaagtccagagatagtgtcacgatgctaactctgtacaagtcgattgttcagccacatcttgaatctgcctctcccatttgggctccaataagttcagcaggtttgcaaaaggtcgaaccagtacaaagatgtttcactaggaacatcacaggattgagagagctctcatattgggagaggctaaaaaagttgggactttacaatgttcagagaaggtacgaaagctatctgatactgtacgttttcaaaagcattcatgagcttggtcccaacccaggatttagggtcaattgtagtgaccgtagaagcttaatgttcgtattgagagcacctttaagccctcgagaatccaggctagttagaacaatgaagtccatctctcttctttctcgggccaAGTCAAATCTGTTgggagaccaaatatcatatgaagatcaaaagtaaaaaatacaCCATCAAGACTTTTCGCTTCAATAGTTCtgaggattgcattccctCTAACGGctagaaaagtccgtgaaaaagaaaataggaCTGAGTCATTTTAGTAAGCGCATCCAATTTTTGTATTCAAAATTCTCTCTGAACTGTTATCGATTCGTATTTGGGGCctatttttaaaaagaagGGATAATGAAGCCAAAAAGTTGGGTAATTTTGTTGGCAGCAATTTTGGGTAGGGAAATTCTAGGGTTATTATAACTAATGTCAAATTGAGATTTGCATATAGGGAATTTTTCCATGACTTTCAACACTCCTTAAAATCATTCATTATATGATATCCTTGAAATGATTGGTAATGCCTGAGCCCTTTTATATGCAAGGTCACAAGCTAGCCAACTTGCCGTCGTCACGTTTTagcttgaaataaaaaagctgTCGAGTCTGTTCATAGGATATTTATGGGTCTGTCTGAAACATGATGATGTACTCAAAAgtcataaaatgaaaggtgATCCGTAGTAGCCTTTTCTTTATCCATTGACGGATTCATTAGACCCACCAACCCAAAGGCCCATGGACCAGCCTTTCTTTCTAGCTGTATTATGCTTCCAGCCAAAATAATCTCGACTTCGTCGTTGTAATTCATTTCATGACCTTATCAAAGGAAGACCTGGTCCACGCCCGTTCGTCAGTCAGTCCGAATTACAGCAGTAATGATCAACGAAACAAAGAACGCATCCACGCCATGCACGCCATGCACGCCATGCACGCATGCACGGACGCATGCAGTCGAAAGCAGAGAAGACGCCCACTCATTCTCATCAAAGCGGGTCgggagggaggaagggaaTGCTGTTCCATGCACAGATGGCCTTGGCCCTTGACATCCAGTGTGTTACGTGTATTAATTACGCTATCAGCTACATTCACCCTTTTAGTAGATCGGCCGACCCAGTTGGTTACCAATTGTCCTCGTCGTGAATGCCATGGCTCCCAAGATCAAATTGGTCTATTTCCCACTTCGAGGCCGAGCCGAACTCATTCGACTGGTTCTGGCAGCCGGAGAAACCGACTATGAGGAGGATATCATTGAATTCCAGGATTGGCCCGACAGGAAAGCCGGTACGATACTCACGCATTAATTCGCCTGTTCCAATTTGGGCTGCTCATCCCCGAAAACTGCGAGACCATTTCAGATATGATGTTTGAATCCTTGCCCATGTTAACCTGGGATGGGGAGGAAGTGGGCCAATCCCTCACCATTGCCCGCTTTGTGGCCAAAAAACTGGATTTGGCGGGCCGCAACGATCTGGAGCAAGCCCGAGCGGATGCCATCGTCGAGCATACCACGGATCTGTTTGAGAGTAAGTCGTCATTATGATTCATGAGAAGGCACGTAAAAAGCCTCATTGGTTGGCTTTTAGAGTACTATGGGATTCGATATTGTGAGGATGAAATCCGGAAGCAGGCCAACATTGAGGCCTTCAAGGACAAGCATATGGTGAGCTTCCTCCAGGTGGCCAACAAGCTTTTGGAAAGACAAGGGGGCGAGTACTTCACAGGCCACGGGATGAGCTACGGGGATTTGGCCGTCTATATGGGCTTGCAATTCCTCAACAACACTGAGGAGCTCCAATCGGCTGGCATGGGAGACATTCAAAAGGATATCTTGGCCAAGATGCAAGCATTTCCCAAACTCTTGAGTCTCATCCCTCGGGTGGAAAACTACGGGAGAGTGGCCGAATATCTGAAGAATCGACCTGAATATCCGCATTAAGGATGGGATTTAGCATAATAAAGATATTTTAATTGATTTAGGTCGCATTTGAAATTCCCCACGGATTGTTTAGAGGTTTCTCGATATGACTACATACAAACAATATTCAAACCAATGTGTAATTGACCCACAAGTCTAACATTAATCTATCCCTAGTTCCTAGTAGAGATGCTAATCGTTAGGCCCCCCAATTCGATCTGATTCATACTGATTTTTTGTAATCTGAAACCGATACGACAAAATTAGCTTAATCCGATACATGTCCTCAATTCCCAACAAGATCCTGGCTCAATCCCATCCAAATACGAGGATAATTTTTCCAAGTCCTCAAAACAGTCGGATAAAACAAGTAAAACTGGAAAATTAGAATCAAAGATGGAAAAGCTGATTTTGGGAAATCTTATTCAATTTCCTTGCTGAAAATAATATGAACAAGGAAAAGACAAATTAGTAAATAGTGAttgattggcatttttgaCGCACTAGAACGCTTTACATAACCCTAGAGACCTTACACATTTCCCAGCATTCCTGGCAGAATTTTTAGATAAAcgtcaattttgttcaaacgGTTGTAAAAGTATTGCCTCTATTTACTCTTGACAAAGGCAATACTCTTTCAAGCCAATCAAATGGCTT
This Tigriopus californicus strain San Diego chromosome 7, Tcal_SD_v2.1, whole genome shotgun sequence DNA region includes the following protein-coding sequences:
- the LOC131883154 gene encoding glutathione S-transferase-like, whose protein sequence is MAPKIKLVYFPLRGRAELIRLVLAAGETDYEEDIIEFQDWPDRKADMMFESLPMLTWDGEEVGQSLTIARFVAKKLDLAGRNDLEQARADAIVEHTTDLFEKYYGIRYCEDEIRKQANIEAFKDKHMVSFLQVANKLLERQGGEYFTGHGMSYGDLAVYMGLQFLNNTEELQSAGMGDIQKDILAKMQAFPKLLSLIPRVENYGRVAEYLKNRPEYPH